Proteins encoded within one genomic window of Natator depressus isolate rNatDep1 chromosome 1, rNatDep2.hap1, whole genome shotgun sequence:
- the LOC141980907 gene encoding olfactory receptor 52R1-like — translation MSDSNNTSDFTNPSTFILMGIPGLEAAHVWISIPFCTMYAIAILGNFTILYIVKMEPSLHGPMYYFLCMLAVTDLVLSTSTLPKMLSIFWFNSREINFSACLTQMYFIHCFTVVESGIFVAMAFDRYMAICDPLRHSSTLTNRIMAKISIAVVLRGGILIIPKPFLARRWPYCRTNIIAHSYCEHMAVVKLACADIRISSYYGLFVAFNVASLDLFFITVSYIQILRAIFSLPTKDTRLKTFRTCSSHLCVISASYIPSLFSFLTHRFGQNVALHFHVLMANVYLLVPPMLNPIIYGVRTKQIRDSLLRLFTHQWA, via the coding sequence ATGTCAGATTCAAACAATACAAGtgacttcaccaacccctccacttTCATCCTGATGGGCATACCTGGCTTGGAGGCggcccatgtctggatctccatccccttctgcaccatgTATGCCATAGCcatcttggggaacttcaccatcctgtACATTGTGAAGATGGAGCCAAGCCTCCATGGtcccatgtactatttcctctgcatgctggctgtCACCGACCTGGTCCTGTCCACATCCACCCTGCctaaaatgctgagcatcttctggttcaattccagggagatAAATTTCAGTGCCTGTCTCACCCAGATGTACTTCATTCACTGCTTTACAGTGGTGGAGTCTGGGATCTTTGTGGCCATGGCATTTGATCGCTACATGGCCATTTGtgatcccctgagacattccTCCACCCTGACAAACCGTATCATGGCCAAGATCAGCATAGCTGTGGTGCTGCGTGGGGGAATACTAATAATCCCCAAACCCTTCCTGGCGAGGCggtggccatattgcagaaccaacatcatcGCCCACTCGTACTGCGAGCACATGGCTGTGGTGAAACTGGCCTGTGCTGACATCCGCATCAGTAGTTACTACGGCCTCTTTGTGGCATTCAATGTGGCTAGTCTGGATTTGTTTTTTATCACTGTGTCCTATATTCAGATtctcagggccatcttcagcctccccacaaaggacACCCGGCTCAAGACTTTTCGGACATGCAGCTCCCACCTTTGTGTCATTTCAGCCTCTTACATCccatctctcttctccttcctcacccACCGGTTTGGCCAGAATGTGGCCCTGCATTTCCATGTTCTCATGGCCAATGTGTATCTCCTGGTGCCTCCCATGCTGAACCCCATCATCTATGGGGTGAGGACCAAACAGATCCGGGACAGTCTGCTCCGGCTCTTTACTCATCAATGGGCCTAA